Proteins encoded in a region of the Sebastes fasciatus isolate fSebFas1 chromosome 9, fSebFas1.pri, whole genome shotgun sequence genome:
- the zmiz1a gene encoding zinc finger MIZ domain-containing protein 1a isoform X3, translated as MNTLPSMDRHIQQTNDRLLCIKQHLQNPANFHSAATELLDWCGDPRAFQRPFEQSLMGCLTVVSRVAAQQGYDLDLGYRLLAVCAANRDKFTPKSAETSTCRRCQSDSALLSSWCEELGRLLLLRHQKSRQNEPQGKVPMQPSMNSMKPGLTHSDGSFPYDSVPWQQNTNQPPGALSVVTTVWGVTNTSQSQVLGNPMANSNNPMNPGGNPMGSGMSSSPSGLNSPQFNAQQQQFPNKGGSNQTYMQQGMYGRPGYPGGPGGYSGSYSGGPNPPQGGMGLTSHSRPTGDFTQPAAAAAAAAVAAAAATATATATATVAAMQETQNKDMNQYGQMCSSFQMGPTQTYNSQFMNQPGPRGPPGGMNPASMGSAMNNPNMSGPPMGMNQARTPGMVPFGAHGQRMPQQGYPGGPRPGMPMQGMKRPYPGEASYGGQQYGPNSQFPPQQGQYPTTNASRPLPSPNYPGQRMPGQQGQGQYPPGMPMGQYYKQEPFNGQSTNFSGGGYSYGQGNGPPRPVNYPHSPVPGNPTPPMTPGSSIPPYLSPNQDVKPPFPPDMKPNMTALPPPPSNPNDELRLTFPVRDGVVLEPFRLEHNLAVSNHVFHLRPSVHQTLMWRSDLELQFKCYHHEDRQMNTNWPASVQVSVNATPLTIERGDNKTSHKPLHLKHVCQPGRNTIQITVTACCCSHLFVLQLVHRPSVRSVLQGLLKKRLLPAEHCITKVKRNFSSVAASTGSTTLNGEDGVEQTAIKVSLKCPITFRRIQLPARGHDCKHVQCFDLESYLQLNCERGTWRCPVCNKTALLEGLEVDQYMWGILNAIQNSEFEEVTIDPTCSWRPVPIKSELHIKEDPDGPLAKRFKTMSPSQMTMPNVMEMIAQLGPGTGPGPGPLLGPSPYPPHPSQHPSGNGGDYPGAGNSYHSQVSFDFPHGNPSGGGGGGGGGPPMSDFIHGPQLSHPPDGPGGLLSQDKPLNHGMNDALLPELANPDELLSYLDPPDLPANSNDDLLSLFENN; from the exons AAACCAGCACCTGCAGGAGATGTCAGAGTGACTCAG CCCTGCTGTCGTCGTGGTGCGAGGAGCTGGgtcgtctcctcctgctgcgTCACCAGAAGAGCCGGCAGAACGAACCGCAAGGAAAAGTCCCCATGCAGCCCAGCATGAACAGCATGAAGCCCGGCCTCACACACAG TGATGGATCCTTTCCCTATGACTCTGTCCCCTGGCAACAAAACACCAACCAGCCCCCTGGGGCATTGTCTGTGGTTACAACAGTGTGGGGCGTGACCAACACGTCACAGAGTCAG GTGCTAGGCAACCCAATGGCGAATAGCAATAACCCCATGAATCCTGGAGGTAACCCTATGGGATCGGGTATGTCCTCCAGCCCATCAGGGCTCAACTCACCCCAGTTCAACGCTCAGCAGCAACAGTTTCCAAACAAAGGAGGCTCCAACCAGACGTACATGCAGCAGGGTATGTACGGCAGGCCCGGCTACCCTGGAGGTCCTGGGGGATACAGCGGGAG ttactCTGGAGGCCCAAACCCTCCTCAAGGAGGTATGGGATTGACCTCCCACTCACGTCCTACTGGTGACTTCACTCAGCCAGCCgccgctgctgcagctgctgccgtcgccgccgccgctgctacGGCAACGGCCACGGCAACGGCCACGGTGGCAGCTATGCAGGAAACCCAGAATAAAGATATGAACCAGTATGGACAG ATGTGTTCTTCGTTCCAAATGGGCCCCACGCAGACCTACAATAGCCAGTTCATGAACCAGCCAGGCCCACGAGGCCCCCCCGGAGGTATGAATCCAGCCAGCATGGGATCAGCCATGAACAACCCCAACATGAGTGGACCTCCCATGGGCATGAACCAGGCTCGAACCCCAGGCATGGTGCCTTTTGGAGCTCACGGCCAAAGGATGCCTCAGCAAGGGTATCCCGGAGGACCTCGACCAGGCATGCCCATGCAGGGGATGAAGAGGCCATATCCTGGGGAG GCGAGTTACGGCGGTCAGCAGTACGGGCCGAACAGTCAGTTCCCGCCACAGCAGGGGCAGTACCCCACGACAAACGCCTCCAGGCCGCTGCCGTCTCCGAACTACCCCGGCCAAAGGATGCCAGGGCAGCAGGGCCAAGGACAGTACCCACCTGGCATGCCCATGGGCCAGTACTACAAG CAAGAGCCCTTCAACGGTCAGAGCACCAACTTCTCTGGAGGCGGATACTCCTACGGCCAAGGCAACGGG CCCCCGAGGCCCGTTAACTACCCCCACTCCCCGGTCCCTGGAAACCCCACACCCCCTATGACCCCAGGAAGTAGTATTCCTCCGTACCTGTCGCCAAACCAGGATGTGAAGCCCCCGTTTCCACCCGACATGAAACCAAATATGACAGCACTACCGCCCCCTCCAT CTAACCCCAATGATGAGCTGCGGCTGACGTTCCCAGTCAGGGACGGAGTGGTGCTGGAGCCGTTCCGCTTGGAGCACAACCTGGCCGTCAGTAACCACGTCTTCCACCTTCGACCCTCCGTCCACCAGACCCTCATGTGGAG GTCAGACCTTGAGCTCCAGTTTAAGTGCTACCACCACGAAGACAGGCAGATGAACACCAACTGGCCCGCCTCCGTCCAGGTCAGCGTCAACGCAACGCCCCTCACCATCGAGAGGGGGGACAACAAAACCTCCCACAAACCTCTGCACCTGAAACATGTATGCCAACCCGGGAGGAACACCATCCAGATCACAGTCACCGCCTGCTGTTGT TCCCACCTGTTTGTGCTGCAGCTGGTCCACAGGCCATCTGTGCGATCCGTCCTCCAGGGGCTCCTGAAGAAAAGACTCCTTCCTGCAGAACACTGCATCACCAAGG tGAAGAGGAACTTCAGCAGCGTGGCGGCCTCGACAGGCAGCACCACTCTCAACGGGGAAGACGGCGTGGAGCAGACGGCCATTAAAGTGTCGCTGAAATGTCCCATTACCTTCCGACGCATCCAGCTACCGGCGCGAGGGCACGACTGCAAACATGTCCAG TGCTTTGATCTGGAGTCCTACTTACAGCTCAACTGTGAGAGGGGGACATGGAGGTGTCCTGTGTGCAA TAAAACGGCATTGTTAGAAGGTCTGGAGGTGGACCAGTACATGTGGGGAATCCTCAACGCCATCCAAAA TTCAGAGTTTGAAGAGGTCACTATAGACCCGACATGTAGCTGGCGACCTGTCCCCATTAAATCTGAGCTACACATCAAAGAAGACCCTGACGGACCGCTCGCCAAGCGCTTTAAGACCATGAGCCCCAGTCAGATGACCATGCCCAACGTGATGGAGATGATCGCCCAGCTAGGGCCCGGCACAGGACCCGGACCTGGCCCCTTACTAGGTCCCAGCCCCTACCCGCCACACCCTAGTCAACATCCCAGCGGCAACGGGGGAGATTACCCCGGAGCAG GCAACAGTTACCACAGCCAAGTGAGCTTTGACTTCCCTCACGGGAACCCctctggtggaggtggaggaggaggaggaggtcccCCTATGAGTGACTTCATCCACGGCCCCCAGCTCTCCCACCCCCCGGATGGTCCTGGCGGTCTCCTCTCCCAAGACAAGCCCCTTAACCACGGCATGAATGATGCA CTGCTTCCAGAGCTGGCCAACCCAGACGAGCTACTATCATACCTGGACCCTCCCGACCTTCCCGCCAACAGCAACGACgaccttctctccctcttcGAGAACAACTAG
- the zmiz1a gene encoding zinc finger MIZ domain-containing protein 1a isoform X1 produces MNTLPSMDRHIQQTNDRLLCIKQHLQNPANFHSAATELLDWCGDPRAFQRPFEQSLMGCLTVVSRVAAQQGYDLDLGYRLLAVCAANRDKFTPKSAETSTCRRCQSDSALLSSWCEELGRLLLLRHQKSRQNEPQGKVPMQPSMNSMKPGLTHSDGSFPYDSVPWQQNTNQPPGALSVVTTVWGVTNTSQSQVLGNPMANSNNPMNPGGNPMGSGMSSSPSGLNSPQFNAQQQQFPNKGGSNQTYMQQGMYGRPGYPGGPGGYSGSYSGGPNPPQGGMGLTSHSRPTGDFTQPAAAAAAAAVAAAAATATATATATVAAMQETQNKDMNQYGQMCSSFQMGPTQTYNSQFMNQPGPRGPPGGMNPASMGSAMNNPNMSGPPMGMNQARTPGMVPFGAHGQRMPQQGYPGGPRPGMPMQGMKRPYPGEASYGGQQYGPNSQFPPQQGQYPTTNASRPLPSPNYPGQRMPGQQGQGQYPPGMPMGQYYKQEPFNGQSTNFSGGGYSYGQGNGPPRPVNYPHSPVPGNPTPPMTPGSSIPPYLSPNQDVKPPFPPDMKPNMTALPPPPSNPNDELRLTFPVRDGVVLEPFRLEHNLAVSNHVFHLRPSVHQTLMWRSDLELQFKCYHHEDRQMNTNWPASVQVSVNATPLTIERGDNKTSHKPLHLKHVCQPGRNTIQITVTACCCSHLFVLQLVHRPSVRSVLQGLLKKRLLPAEHCITKVKRNFSSVAASTGSTTLNGEDGVEQTAIKVSLKCPITFRRIQLPARGHDCKHVQCFDLESYLQLNCERGTWRCPVCNKTALLEGLEVDQYMWGILNAIQNSEFEEVTIDPTCSWRPVPIKSELHIKEDPDGPLAKRFKTMSPSQMTMPNVMEMIAQLGPGTGPGPGPLLGPSPYPPHPSQHPSGNGGDYPGAGNSYHSQVSFDFPHGNPSGGGGGGGGGPPMSDFIHGPQLSHPPDGPGGLLSQDKPLNHGMNDAMSHTDQSHNSMQQSLHASPHPGSQSGPPLHHSGQSGQPLHHSGQPSQPPRQQLQPHQQQQQQQHQQQQQQQHQQQQQQQQQPGHNSHPHSDLNFNPSSDGQDMPEPSLDLLPELANPDELLSYLDPPDLPANSNDDLLSLFENN; encoded by the exons AAACCAGCACCTGCAGGAGATGTCAGAGTGACTCAG CCCTGCTGTCGTCGTGGTGCGAGGAGCTGGgtcgtctcctcctgctgcgTCACCAGAAGAGCCGGCAGAACGAACCGCAAGGAAAAGTCCCCATGCAGCCCAGCATGAACAGCATGAAGCCCGGCCTCACACACAG TGATGGATCCTTTCCCTATGACTCTGTCCCCTGGCAACAAAACACCAACCAGCCCCCTGGGGCATTGTCTGTGGTTACAACAGTGTGGGGCGTGACCAACACGTCACAGAGTCAG GTGCTAGGCAACCCAATGGCGAATAGCAATAACCCCATGAATCCTGGAGGTAACCCTATGGGATCGGGTATGTCCTCCAGCCCATCAGGGCTCAACTCACCCCAGTTCAACGCTCAGCAGCAACAGTTTCCAAACAAAGGAGGCTCCAACCAGACGTACATGCAGCAGGGTATGTACGGCAGGCCCGGCTACCCTGGAGGTCCTGGGGGATACAGCGGGAG ttactCTGGAGGCCCAAACCCTCCTCAAGGAGGTATGGGATTGACCTCCCACTCACGTCCTACTGGTGACTTCACTCAGCCAGCCgccgctgctgcagctgctgccgtcgccgccgccgctgctacGGCAACGGCCACGGCAACGGCCACGGTGGCAGCTATGCAGGAAACCCAGAATAAAGATATGAACCAGTATGGACAG ATGTGTTCTTCGTTCCAAATGGGCCCCACGCAGACCTACAATAGCCAGTTCATGAACCAGCCAGGCCCACGAGGCCCCCCCGGAGGTATGAATCCAGCCAGCATGGGATCAGCCATGAACAACCCCAACATGAGTGGACCTCCCATGGGCATGAACCAGGCTCGAACCCCAGGCATGGTGCCTTTTGGAGCTCACGGCCAAAGGATGCCTCAGCAAGGGTATCCCGGAGGACCTCGACCAGGCATGCCCATGCAGGGGATGAAGAGGCCATATCCTGGGGAG GCGAGTTACGGCGGTCAGCAGTACGGGCCGAACAGTCAGTTCCCGCCACAGCAGGGGCAGTACCCCACGACAAACGCCTCCAGGCCGCTGCCGTCTCCGAACTACCCCGGCCAAAGGATGCCAGGGCAGCAGGGCCAAGGACAGTACCCACCTGGCATGCCCATGGGCCAGTACTACAAG CAAGAGCCCTTCAACGGTCAGAGCACCAACTTCTCTGGAGGCGGATACTCCTACGGCCAAGGCAACGGG CCCCCGAGGCCCGTTAACTACCCCCACTCCCCGGTCCCTGGAAACCCCACACCCCCTATGACCCCAGGAAGTAGTATTCCTCCGTACCTGTCGCCAAACCAGGATGTGAAGCCCCCGTTTCCACCCGACATGAAACCAAATATGACAGCACTACCGCCCCCTCCAT CTAACCCCAATGATGAGCTGCGGCTGACGTTCCCAGTCAGGGACGGAGTGGTGCTGGAGCCGTTCCGCTTGGAGCACAACCTGGCCGTCAGTAACCACGTCTTCCACCTTCGACCCTCCGTCCACCAGACCCTCATGTGGAG GTCAGACCTTGAGCTCCAGTTTAAGTGCTACCACCACGAAGACAGGCAGATGAACACCAACTGGCCCGCCTCCGTCCAGGTCAGCGTCAACGCAACGCCCCTCACCATCGAGAGGGGGGACAACAAAACCTCCCACAAACCTCTGCACCTGAAACATGTATGCCAACCCGGGAGGAACACCATCCAGATCACAGTCACCGCCTGCTGTTGT TCCCACCTGTTTGTGCTGCAGCTGGTCCACAGGCCATCTGTGCGATCCGTCCTCCAGGGGCTCCTGAAGAAAAGACTCCTTCCTGCAGAACACTGCATCACCAAGG tGAAGAGGAACTTCAGCAGCGTGGCGGCCTCGACAGGCAGCACCACTCTCAACGGGGAAGACGGCGTGGAGCAGACGGCCATTAAAGTGTCGCTGAAATGTCCCATTACCTTCCGACGCATCCAGCTACCGGCGCGAGGGCACGACTGCAAACATGTCCAG TGCTTTGATCTGGAGTCCTACTTACAGCTCAACTGTGAGAGGGGGACATGGAGGTGTCCTGTGTGCAA TAAAACGGCATTGTTAGAAGGTCTGGAGGTGGACCAGTACATGTGGGGAATCCTCAACGCCATCCAAAA TTCAGAGTTTGAAGAGGTCACTATAGACCCGACATGTAGCTGGCGACCTGTCCCCATTAAATCTGAGCTACACATCAAAGAAGACCCTGACGGACCGCTCGCCAAGCGCTTTAAGACCATGAGCCCCAGTCAGATGACCATGCCCAACGTGATGGAGATGATCGCCCAGCTAGGGCCCGGCACAGGACCCGGACCTGGCCCCTTACTAGGTCCCAGCCCCTACCCGCCACACCCTAGTCAACATCCCAGCGGCAACGGGGGAGATTACCCCGGAGCAG GCAACAGTTACCACAGCCAAGTGAGCTTTGACTTCCCTCACGGGAACCCctctggtggaggtggaggaggaggaggaggtcccCCTATGAGTGACTTCATCCACGGCCCCCAGCTCTCCCACCCCCCGGATGGTCCTGGCGGTCTCCTCTCCCAAGACAAGCCCCTTAACCACGGCATGAATGATGCA ATGTCCCATACCGATCAGTCCCATAACTCCATGCAGCAGAGCTTGCATGCATCTCCCCACCCCGGCAGCCAATCAGGGCCGCCCTTACATCACAGTGGCCAGTCAGGGCAGCCCTTGCATCACAGTGGCCAACCATCGCAGCCGCCTCGCCAGCAGTTGCAgcctcatcagcagcagcagcagcagcagcatcagcagcagcagcagcagcagcatcagcagcagcagcagcagcagcagcagcctgggcACAACAGTCACCCTCACAGCGATCTGAACTTTAACCCCTCCTCAGATGGCCAGGATATGCCCGAACCCTCCCTGGAT CTGCTTCCAGAGCTGGCCAACCCAGACGAGCTACTATCATACCTGGACCCTCCCGACCTTCCCGCCAACAGCAACGACgaccttctctccctcttcGAGAACAACTAG
- the zmiz1a gene encoding zinc finger MIZ domain-containing protein 1a isoform X2 encodes MNTLPSMDRHIQQTNDRLLCIKQHLQNPANFHSAATELLDWCGDPRAFQRPFEQSLMGCLTVVSRVAAQQGYDLDLGYRLLAVCAANRDKFTPKSAALLSSWCEELGRLLLLRHQKSRQNEPQGKVPMQPSMNSMKPGLTHSDGSFPYDSVPWQQNTNQPPGALSVVTTVWGVTNTSQSQVLGNPMANSNNPMNPGGNPMGSGMSSSPSGLNSPQFNAQQQQFPNKGGSNQTYMQQGMYGRPGYPGGPGGYSGSYSGGPNPPQGGMGLTSHSRPTGDFTQPAAAAAAAAVAAAAATATATATATVAAMQETQNKDMNQYGQMCSSFQMGPTQTYNSQFMNQPGPRGPPGGMNPASMGSAMNNPNMSGPPMGMNQARTPGMVPFGAHGQRMPQQGYPGGPRPGMPMQGMKRPYPGEASYGGQQYGPNSQFPPQQGQYPTTNASRPLPSPNYPGQRMPGQQGQGQYPPGMPMGQYYKQEPFNGQSTNFSGGGYSYGQGNGPPRPVNYPHSPVPGNPTPPMTPGSSIPPYLSPNQDVKPPFPPDMKPNMTALPPPPSNPNDELRLTFPVRDGVVLEPFRLEHNLAVSNHVFHLRPSVHQTLMWRSDLELQFKCYHHEDRQMNTNWPASVQVSVNATPLTIERGDNKTSHKPLHLKHVCQPGRNTIQITVTACCCSHLFVLQLVHRPSVRSVLQGLLKKRLLPAEHCITKVKRNFSSVAASTGSTTLNGEDGVEQTAIKVSLKCPITFRRIQLPARGHDCKHVQCFDLESYLQLNCERGTWRCPVCNKTALLEGLEVDQYMWGILNAIQNSEFEEVTIDPTCSWRPVPIKSELHIKEDPDGPLAKRFKTMSPSQMTMPNVMEMIAQLGPGTGPGPGPLLGPSPYPPHPSQHPSGNGGDYPGAGNSYHSQVSFDFPHGNPSGGGGGGGGGPPMSDFIHGPQLSHPPDGPGGLLSQDKPLNHGMNDAMSHTDQSHNSMQQSLHASPHPGSQSGPPLHHSGQSGQPLHHSGQPSQPPRQQLQPHQQQQQQQHQQQQQQQHQQQQQQQQQPGHNSHPHSDLNFNPSSDGQDMPEPSLDLLPELANPDELLSYLDPPDLPANSNDDLLSLFENN; translated from the exons CCCTGCTGTCGTCGTGGTGCGAGGAGCTGGgtcgtctcctcctgctgcgTCACCAGAAGAGCCGGCAGAACGAACCGCAAGGAAAAGTCCCCATGCAGCCCAGCATGAACAGCATGAAGCCCGGCCTCACACACAG TGATGGATCCTTTCCCTATGACTCTGTCCCCTGGCAACAAAACACCAACCAGCCCCCTGGGGCATTGTCTGTGGTTACAACAGTGTGGGGCGTGACCAACACGTCACAGAGTCAG GTGCTAGGCAACCCAATGGCGAATAGCAATAACCCCATGAATCCTGGAGGTAACCCTATGGGATCGGGTATGTCCTCCAGCCCATCAGGGCTCAACTCACCCCAGTTCAACGCTCAGCAGCAACAGTTTCCAAACAAAGGAGGCTCCAACCAGACGTACATGCAGCAGGGTATGTACGGCAGGCCCGGCTACCCTGGAGGTCCTGGGGGATACAGCGGGAG ttactCTGGAGGCCCAAACCCTCCTCAAGGAGGTATGGGATTGACCTCCCACTCACGTCCTACTGGTGACTTCACTCAGCCAGCCgccgctgctgcagctgctgccgtcgccgccgccgctgctacGGCAACGGCCACGGCAACGGCCACGGTGGCAGCTATGCAGGAAACCCAGAATAAAGATATGAACCAGTATGGACAG ATGTGTTCTTCGTTCCAAATGGGCCCCACGCAGACCTACAATAGCCAGTTCATGAACCAGCCAGGCCCACGAGGCCCCCCCGGAGGTATGAATCCAGCCAGCATGGGATCAGCCATGAACAACCCCAACATGAGTGGACCTCCCATGGGCATGAACCAGGCTCGAACCCCAGGCATGGTGCCTTTTGGAGCTCACGGCCAAAGGATGCCTCAGCAAGGGTATCCCGGAGGACCTCGACCAGGCATGCCCATGCAGGGGATGAAGAGGCCATATCCTGGGGAG GCGAGTTACGGCGGTCAGCAGTACGGGCCGAACAGTCAGTTCCCGCCACAGCAGGGGCAGTACCCCACGACAAACGCCTCCAGGCCGCTGCCGTCTCCGAACTACCCCGGCCAAAGGATGCCAGGGCAGCAGGGCCAAGGACAGTACCCACCTGGCATGCCCATGGGCCAGTACTACAAG CAAGAGCCCTTCAACGGTCAGAGCACCAACTTCTCTGGAGGCGGATACTCCTACGGCCAAGGCAACGGG CCCCCGAGGCCCGTTAACTACCCCCACTCCCCGGTCCCTGGAAACCCCACACCCCCTATGACCCCAGGAAGTAGTATTCCTCCGTACCTGTCGCCAAACCAGGATGTGAAGCCCCCGTTTCCACCCGACATGAAACCAAATATGACAGCACTACCGCCCCCTCCAT CTAACCCCAATGATGAGCTGCGGCTGACGTTCCCAGTCAGGGACGGAGTGGTGCTGGAGCCGTTCCGCTTGGAGCACAACCTGGCCGTCAGTAACCACGTCTTCCACCTTCGACCCTCCGTCCACCAGACCCTCATGTGGAG GTCAGACCTTGAGCTCCAGTTTAAGTGCTACCACCACGAAGACAGGCAGATGAACACCAACTGGCCCGCCTCCGTCCAGGTCAGCGTCAACGCAACGCCCCTCACCATCGAGAGGGGGGACAACAAAACCTCCCACAAACCTCTGCACCTGAAACATGTATGCCAACCCGGGAGGAACACCATCCAGATCACAGTCACCGCCTGCTGTTGT TCCCACCTGTTTGTGCTGCAGCTGGTCCACAGGCCATCTGTGCGATCCGTCCTCCAGGGGCTCCTGAAGAAAAGACTCCTTCCTGCAGAACACTGCATCACCAAGG tGAAGAGGAACTTCAGCAGCGTGGCGGCCTCGACAGGCAGCACCACTCTCAACGGGGAAGACGGCGTGGAGCAGACGGCCATTAAAGTGTCGCTGAAATGTCCCATTACCTTCCGACGCATCCAGCTACCGGCGCGAGGGCACGACTGCAAACATGTCCAG TGCTTTGATCTGGAGTCCTACTTACAGCTCAACTGTGAGAGGGGGACATGGAGGTGTCCTGTGTGCAA TAAAACGGCATTGTTAGAAGGTCTGGAGGTGGACCAGTACATGTGGGGAATCCTCAACGCCATCCAAAA TTCAGAGTTTGAAGAGGTCACTATAGACCCGACATGTAGCTGGCGACCTGTCCCCATTAAATCTGAGCTACACATCAAAGAAGACCCTGACGGACCGCTCGCCAAGCGCTTTAAGACCATGAGCCCCAGTCAGATGACCATGCCCAACGTGATGGAGATGATCGCCCAGCTAGGGCCCGGCACAGGACCCGGACCTGGCCCCTTACTAGGTCCCAGCCCCTACCCGCCACACCCTAGTCAACATCCCAGCGGCAACGGGGGAGATTACCCCGGAGCAG GCAACAGTTACCACAGCCAAGTGAGCTTTGACTTCCCTCACGGGAACCCctctggtggaggtggaggaggaggaggaggtcccCCTATGAGTGACTTCATCCACGGCCCCCAGCTCTCCCACCCCCCGGATGGTCCTGGCGGTCTCCTCTCCCAAGACAAGCCCCTTAACCACGGCATGAATGATGCA ATGTCCCATACCGATCAGTCCCATAACTCCATGCAGCAGAGCTTGCATGCATCTCCCCACCCCGGCAGCCAATCAGGGCCGCCCTTACATCACAGTGGCCAGTCAGGGCAGCCCTTGCATCACAGTGGCCAACCATCGCAGCCGCCTCGCCAGCAGTTGCAgcctcatcagcagcagcagcagcagcagcatcagcagcagcagcagcagcagcatcagcagcagcagcagcagcagcagcagcctgggcACAACAGTCACCCTCACAGCGATCTGAACTTTAACCCCTCCTCAGATGGCCAGGATATGCCCGAACCCTCCCTGGAT CTGCTTCCAGAGCTGGCCAACCCAGACGAGCTACTATCATACCTGGACCCTCCCGACCTTCCCGCCAACAGCAACGACgaccttctctccctcttcGAGAACAACTAG